The following coding sequences lie in one Spartobacteria bacterium genomic window:
- the rsmB gene encoding 16S rRNA (cytosine(967)-C(5))-methyltransferase, whose protein sequence is MTGTFFEALQTARNHKIRIEIMHQAIPSSYINESPREFSARLVHQFLESYRFPAKDLPADPHTRPFVTEVTLGIMRELAPLRWMISKLSRKPPTLFVESYLLCALYEIFYMRQPALHAIVNETVDSIKPHRPREAGFVNALLRAAIRQKDDLLTRLAAQPDDIRWSHPAYLVERWIATYGRDKAEAMTKWDNQPAGIIVRINPYRTTMEAFSALLKADGITSIPHKMCPELFLTISRGIDITRLPGFRDGLFWVQDPATHNAFLHMDIQPDQQILDACAAPGGKSLAIAAALKESGALISMDVHEDRLPELKQNFERIPFTNVSIIQGDAARPEESDALKAVTPDGGFDRILLDVPCSNSGVLQRRPDARWRFSANRLKKLVKRQRRILSTIAPLVKIGGTIVYSTCSIDPEENEKQIETWLAANPAFACIKQTLLLPGDKNCDGSYAATLQRNA, encoded by the coding sequence ATGACTGGAACTTTTTTTGAGGCCCTTCAGACAGCCCGTAACCACAAAATCAGGATAGAGATCATGCATCAGGCAATCCCTTCATCATATATCAACGAATCACCCCGGGAATTCAGTGCCCGACTGGTGCATCAGTTTCTCGAAAGCTACCGCTTTCCCGCAAAAGATCTGCCCGCCGATCCCCATACCCGGCCCTTTGTTACTGAAGTCACACTGGGCATCATGCGTGAACTGGCGCCGCTGCGCTGGATGATCAGCAAGCTCTCCCGCAAACCGCCGACGCTTTTTGTTGAGAGCTATCTGCTCTGCGCCCTTTACGAAATTTTTTATATGCGCCAGCCCGCCTTGCACGCCATTGTCAACGAGACCGTGGATTCCATCAAACCCCATCGTCCCCGCGAAGCCGGATTTGTCAACGCCTTGCTGCGCGCCGCCATTCGTCAAAAAGACGATTTGTTGACCCGGCTCGCAGCGCAACCCGATGATATCCGCTGGTCCCATCCCGCTTATCTTGTAGAACGCTGGATCGCCACCTACGGGAGGGACAAAGCGGAGGCAATGACCAAATGGGACAATCAACCTGCCGGCATCATCGTTCGCATCAACCCGTATCGCACCACTATGGAGGCGTTCTCCGCCTTATTAAAAGCCGACGGGATCACTTCAATTCCCCACAAAATGTGCCCCGAACTCTTTCTCACCATCTCGCGCGGTATCGACATCACTCGACTGCCCGGCTTTCGCGACGGCCTGTTCTGGGTTCAGGATCCCGCCACCCATAACGCATTCCTGCATATGGACATCCAGCCAGACCAGCAGATTCTGGATGCCTGTGCGGCACCCGGCGGAAAATCTCTGGCCATCGCCGCCGCACTGAAGGAAAGCGGCGCATTGATCAGCATGGATGTTCACGAGGACCGACTGCCCGAACTCAAACAAAATTTTGAGCGCATACCCTTCACAAATGTATCCATCATTCAGGGCGATGCGGCCCGGCCGGAGGAGTCCGATGCACTGAAAGCGGTGACCCCCGACGGCGGATTCGATCGCATTCTACTGGATGTCCCCTGCTCTAATTCCGGCGTCTTGCAGCGTCGTCCCGACGCCCGCTGGCGCTTCAGTGCCAACCGGTTAAAGAAACTGGTCAAACGTCAGCGCCGCATCCTCAGCACCATCGCGCCACTGGTAAAAATCGGTGGAACCATCGTGTACAGCACATGCAGTATTGACCCCGAAGAAAATGAGAAACAGATCGAAACATGGCTGGCCGCCAACCCCGCATTTGCCTGTATCAAGCAGACATTATTGCTCCCCGGAGACAAAAACTGCGACGGCAGCTACGCCGCAACCCTGCAGCGAAACGCGTAA
- a CDS encoding acyl-CoA thioesterase, with protein sequence MLTYTHEKYVPYADVDQMGFVYYGNYLHYFEEARSRMLRHHGLPYSRLEQMGVMLPVVTAHVDYKKPAHYEDDLSIDVVIAEFVKTRLQIDYVVRRGTERLSTGFTVHVCMSPEGRIMRPVPLLVELIEQGCLK encoded by the coding sequence ATGTTAACCTATACCCATGAAAAATATGTCCCCTATGCTGATGTCGATCAGATGGGTTTTGTATATTACGGCAATTATCTGCATTACTTCGAGGAAGCCAGATCCCGTATGCTGCGCCATCACGGACTGCCCTACAGCCGCCTCGAACAAATGGGCGTGATGCTTCCGGTGGTCACTGCGCATGTGGATTATAAAAAGCCGGCGCATTACGAGGATGATCTGTCCATCGATGTGGTTATTGCCGAGTTTGTAAAGACTCGCCTGCAAATCGACTACGTGGTGCGGCGCGGCACGGAACGGCTGTCCACCGGCTTTACTGTACATGTCTGCATGAGTCCGGAAGGCCGCATTATGCGCCCTGTACCGCTGCTGGTTGAACTTATCGAGCAGGGGTGCTTGAAGTGA
- the secG gene encoding preprotein translocase subunit SecG produces the protein MIVIQYLLVILEALVSFLLIGLVLMQRSKSEGLGMAFGQGMGDSIFGSRAGNVLTRATIILAAVFMVNTLCLGVMFSGKKSHSLMEQYVESAPVTAPAAQAAASQDVTMDIQGGDTAVNVEAVPDDVDPAMAPVEEVVEIVEETVAEPVTPPADQ, from the coding sequence ATGATCGTTATACAATATTTATTGGTTATCCTCGAAGCGCTGGTCAGCTTCCTGCTCATTGGTCTGGTTCTCATGCAGCGGAGCAAGAGTGAAGGACTGGGCATGGCGTTTGGTCAGGGTATGGGTGATTCCATTTTTGGATCACGGGCCGGCAATGTGCTGACGCGTGCAACCATTATTCTTGCTGCTGTCTTCATGGTCAACACGCTGTGTCTGGGCGTGATGTTTTCCGGCAAGAAGAGTCACTCTCTGATGGAACAATACGTTGAGTCCGCACCGGTGACGGCACCTGCCGCTCAGGCTGCTGCCTCGCAGGATGTAACCATGGATATTCAGGGTGGCGATACCGCTGTTAATGTCGAAGCCGTTCCCGACGATGTGGACCCGGCTATGGCTCCTGTGGAAGAAGTGGTAGAAATCGTCGAAGAGACGGTGGCGGAACCGGTAACACCGCCTGCTGATCAATAA
- a CDS encoding D-lyxose/D-mannose family sugar isomerase — MFTKEAYQDACKRALISLEKAQIAVTDEEKANMEVAEYGMDMLDEIGLELIVYVNTDRCCAKELILFPGQTCPEHRHPAIEGEDGKEETFRCRQGQVYLYVEGDPTPNPRAKAPESRKEFFTVWHEIILNPGEQYTLSPNTLHWFQAGPDGAIVSEFSTKSRDECDIYTDPCIDPALDRHF; from the coding sequence ATGTTTACCAAAGAAGCCTATCAGGATGCCTGCAAACGGGCACTCATCAGCCTGGAAAAAGCACAGATCGCTGTAACTGACGAGGAAAAAGCGAACATGGAAGTCGCAGAATACGGGATGGATATGCTGGATGAAATTGGTTTAGAATTGATCGTTTATGTCAACACCGACCGGTGTTGCGCCAAGGAACTGATCCTGTTTCCGGGGCAGACCTGTCCGGAACATAGACATCCCGCCATTGAAGGCGAAGACGGCAAGGAGGAGACCTTTCGCTGCCGCCAAGGTCAGGTATACCTTTACGTCGAAGGCGACCCCACACCCAATCCAAGGGCCAAAGCACCGGAATCACGCAAAGAATTCTTTACGGTATGGCATGAAATCATTCTGAATCCGGGCGAACAGTATACGTTGTCCCCCAACACACTGCATTGGTTTCAGGCAGGGCCGGACGGGGCGATTGTGTCTGAATTTTCGACAAAAAGTCGTGATGAATGCGATATTTACACCGATCCGTGCATTGATCCGGCACTGGATCGGCATTTCTAG
- a CDS encoding MBL fold metallo-hydrolase, with amino-acid sequence MSDNICWNQTRDAALDWCVIETTGITLSSSIYVVRCGADFVVIDAGQSQEQVQKLIDSLKTAASPDSRILLLFTHCHYDHTGMADRFQKAMADHHVETIMHAAGAQTLSAGDAQLSGSYIFHAETPNPRIDKQLFHNNAERSCRIPLDDNHVLACYATPGHSPCSMCIRIGSFLAVGDILFSTNPSIAGMVGWDRDKLAASFDFLQTCLSQTDAPDVVFMGHGGYIPTELAKKLLTKQQTALQNLPELKLLDAERALFVRKYTESALVELARIMGILCGRLQALAFRLEQLEEESFVQQLLESIDLHEADILLTKLQHFAQKAANHSVDTIVAIKAMQTIYKIEQQMKASPLQNSTLVFWFERMQRVSRFFSDTIIGDDSDLMSTEVDICSIIKERMAMLVQRKTDTTALINSSVTSALFSEQLACQLTDAPVFPDLIIHCHGDDTCFAHTSCAPLCDIIMVPVERLYFAGARHITLTINKQYDGSIHICWQSTEQQKITTPTRPGWMFYDHLASRLNGHYNHTGQGIPSGFTLR; translated from the coding sequence ATGAGTGATAATATATGTTGGAATCAGACGAGGGATGCCGCTCTGGACTGGTGCGTTATCGAAACGACGGGGATTACACTGTCCTCGTCAATATACGTGGTACGGTGCGGTGCAGATTTTGTTGTCATCGACGCCGGTCAGTCTCAGGAACAGGTGCAAAAATTGATCGACAGTCTTAAAACGGCCGCTTCCCCCGATTCACGGATACTGCTGCTCTTTACCCATTGCCATTATGACCATACAGGCATGGCGGATCGCTTTCAAAAGGCCATGGCTGACCACCATGTCGAAACCATAATGCATGCGGCAGGAGCACAAACCTTGTCTGCCGGCGATGCTCAGCTCAGCGGATCCTACATCTTTCATGCAGAGACACCTAACCCACGTATCGACAAACAATTATTTCATAACAACGCCGAAAGATCCTGCCGGATTCCTCTTGATGACAACCACGTCCTGGCATGCTATGCCACTCCAGGGCATAGCCCATGCAGCATGTGTATACGCATCGGCTCTTTCTTGGCTGTGGGCGACATACTATTCTCCACCAATCCAAGCATTGCCGGAATGGTGGGGTGGGACAGAGATAAACTGGCCGCTTCATTTGATTTTTTGCAGACCTGTCTATCCCAAACCGATGCGCCAGACGTTGTTTTCATGGGCCACGGCGGATACATTCCAACGGAACTGGCAAAAAAACTACTGACGAAACAACAGACCGCACTGCAAAACCTGCCGGAGTTAAAACTGCTTGATGCCGAACGTGCTCTGTTTGTTCGCAAATATACAGAATCAGCCTTGGTCGAACTGGCCAGAATTATGGGTATTCTTTGCGGCCGCCTTCAGGCTCTGGCATTCCGTTTGGAACAACTGGAAGAAGAGTCCTTTGTCCAGCAACTGCTGGAATCAATTGACCTCCACGAAGCGGATATACTGCTTACAAAACTGCAGCATTTTGCCCAAAAAGCAGCGAACCATTCTGTAGATACCATCGTTGCAATCAAAGCAATGCAAACAATTTATAAAATTGAACAGCAAATGAAAGCTTCGCCGCTGCAAAACTCAACACTGGTTTTCTGGTTTGAACGAATGCAGCGTGTCAGCCGATTTTTTAGCGATACCATCATTGGCGACGACTCAGACCTGATGTCGACCGAGGTGGACATTTGCAGTATCATAAAAGAACGCATGGCCATGCTGGTGCAGCGCAAGACCGATACAACAGCGTTGATTAATTCATCTGTGACATCCGCACTTTTCTCCGAACAACTGGCCTGCCAACTCACCGATGCACCCGTTTTCCCAGATCTCATCATTCATTGCCACGGAGATGATACATGCTTTGCTCATACATCCTGCGCACCGCTCTGCGACATTATCATGGTGCCCGTCGAACGTTTATATTTTGCCGGGGCCAGACACATTACGTTGACCATCAACAAACAATATGACGGCTCCATCCATATCTGCTGGCAGAGCACAGAGCAGCAAAAAATAACAACCCCCACCAGGCCCGGCTGGATGTTTTACGATCACCTGGCCAGCCGCCTCAATGGACACTACAATCACACCGGTCAGGGAATTCCGTCAGGATTCACCTTGCGATAA
- a CDS encoding ATP-binding cassette domain-containing protein, which yields MSAAPLLELKNVTAYRGSRKVLENFSLTIERNEHAAIIGPNGAGKSTLLKLLTREIYPAQLPDSGVAVMGRTHWRLWELQQQLGMISYDLQREYLDSARGGDVVLSGFYASIGVWDHQSYTDEQKRHAESLMRELGVASLAARPFNAMSTGEQRRFLLARALVHDPDTLVLDEPTSGLDMATCFLYIDLIRHLMTKGRSVLLVTHHLHEIPPEIERVILLKKGVVIDDGPKENMLTSEKISALFETPLHVHAHHGFYQVFPAHKR from the coding sequence GTGAGTGCTGCACCGCTACTGGAGTTGAAAAATGTAACCGCCTATCGCGGATCGCGTAAGGTTCTGGAAAACTTTTCTCTGACCATTGAACGCAACGAACATGCCGCGATCATCGGACCCAACGGTGCCGGAAAATCGACGCTGCTTAAGCTGTTGACCCGCGAAATCTATCCTGCACAGCTACCTGATAGCGGGGTTGCCGTTATGGGCCGAACCCATTGGCGGCTCTGGGAGCTGCAACAGCAGCTGGGAATGATTTCCTATGATCTGCAGCGCGAATATTTAGACTCTGCCCGGGGCGGTGATGTGGTTCTGTCGGGATTTTATGCCTCGATCGGGGTCTGGGATCATCAGTCGTATACCGACGAACAGAAGCGGCATGCCGAATCACTTATGCGGGAACTGGGCGTTGCATCGCTCGCAGCTCGACCGTTTAACGCCATGTCCACCGGAGAACAGCGACGTTTTCTGTTGGCTCGCGCCCTCGTGCATGATCCGGATACACTGGTGCTGGATGAACCCACCAGCGGGCTGGATATGGCCACCTGCTTCCTTTATATCGATCTCATTCGCCATCTCATGACAAAAGGTCGGTCTGTTCTGTTGGTAACCCACCATCTCCATGAAATTCCGCCGGAAATCGAGCGCGTTATTTTACTAAAAAAAGGGGTCGTCATTGATGACGGCCCCAAAGAGAACATGCTTACGTCTGAAAAGATCAGTGCTTTGTTTGAAACACCGCTGCATGTCCATGCGCATCACGGCTTTTATCAGGTGTTTCCAGCACATAAAAGATAG
- a CDS encoding phosphoglycerate kinase: MNKMTVGDLDLKGKRVLIRVDFNVPLKDGAVDDDTRIRAAVPTIKYALDQGASVVLMSHLGRPKGKKNPEFSLKPVVKPLADMLGCPVAFADDCVGEAVTAQAEAMKPGEVMVVENLRFYAEEEGKAKLAEGATDEEKAAAKAEMKEKQLTFAKQLATLGDVYVDDAFGTAHRAHASMAVVTKFFDKCAAGFLLEKEIEYLGNAVSNPKRPFVAIIGGAKISGKIDVITNLLGKVDSLLIGGGMAYTFFKAQGIDIGGSLLEADKVDLAKTILEQASKSGVNLMLPVDHVIADAFSADAKTETLDVGDVPAGWMGLDIGPKTAEAYSNIIKDAKTVVWNGPMGCFEMAPFAAGTAAVADALAEADCLSIIGGGDSVSAVKKAGLADKMTHISTGGGASLEFLEGKELPGVVALTDK; this comes from the coding sequence ATGAACAAAATGACTGTAGGTGATTTAGATTTAAAAGGTAAGCGTGTACTCATACGCGTAGATTTCAATGTGCCGCTGAAGGATGGAGCTGTCGATGACGACACGCGCATTCGCGCAGCCGTTCCCACCATCAAATATGCGCTGGATCAGGGTGCATCGGTTGTACTGATGAGTCATCTGGGTCGTCCTAAAGGAAAGAAAAATCCAGAATTCAGCCTGAAACCAGTGGTCAAACCGCTGGCAGATATGCTGGGCTGCCCTGTCGCTTTTGCTGACGATTGCGTGGGCGAAGCCGTAACGGCACAGGCGGAAGCCATGAAGCCGGGCGAAGTCATGGTGGTGGAAAACCTCCGTTTTTACGCCGAAGAAGAAGGCAAAGCGAAATTAGCCGAAGGCGCAACGGATGAAGAAAAAGCAGCCGCTAAAGCAGAAATGAAAGAAAAACAGCTGACTTTTGCCAAGCAGCTGGCAACGCTTGGTGATGTCTATGTTGACGATGCTTTTGGAACCGCTCATCGCGCTCATGCGTCCATGGCGGTGGTCACGAAATTCTTTGATAAGTGTGCGGCCGGCTTCCTGCTGGAAAAGGAAATTGAATATCTGGGCAATGCCGTGTCCAATCCCAAACGCCCCTTCGTTGCGATCATCGGCGGCGCAAAGATCAGTGGTAAAATTGATGTGATCACGAATCTGCTCGGTAAAGTCGATTCCCTGCTGATTGGCGGCGGCATGGCATATACCTTCTTTAAAGCACAGGGCATTGATATCGGTGGATCGCTGCTGGAAGCGGACAAAGTGGATCTGGCAAAAACCATTCTCGAACAGGCCTCCAAATCTGGTGTCAACCTGATGCTGCCGGTGGATCATGTCATTGCAGATGCCTTCAGTGCTGACGCTAAAACAGAAACGCTGGATGTGGGCGATGTTCCTGCCGGCTGGATGGGTCTGGATATTGGCCCCAAAACAGCAGAAGCCTACAGCAACATCATTAAGGACGCCAAAACGGTGGTTTGGAACGGTCCCATGGGCTGCTTTGAAATGGCACCTTTTGCCGCAGGAACGGCCGCCGTGGCCGATGCTCTGGCTGAAGCCGACTGCCTGAGCATCATTGGTGGCGGTGACAGTGTGAGCGCGGTTAAAAAAGCCGGACTAGCAGATAAAATGACCCACATCAGCACCGGCGGCGGCGCCAGTCTGGAATTCCTTGAAGGCAAAGAACTGCCCGGCGTTGTTGCGCTGACTGACAAATAA
- a CDS encoding triose-phosphate isomerase, translated as MRKTIIAGNWKMNKTIADAVALIEDLKKVLPAAPKADVVVCPVFTALKSVSDAAKGSAIKVGGQDLYWEKSGAFTGEISWDMLKDAGCDYVIIGHSERRQFFGETDETVNKKTKAALANGLIPIVCVGEMLEDREAGNTEKVVEAQVRGGLVDISAEDMEKIVIAYEPVWAIGTGKVATPQQAQDVHAFTRGILADMFSAEVADKVRIQYGGSMKAENAKELLSQPDIDGGLIGGAALKADSFVAIINAAE; from the coding sequence ATGAGAAAAACGATCATTGCAGGAAACTGGAAAATGAACAAAACCATCGCCGATGCGGTGGCTTTAATTGAAGATTTGAAAAAAGTATTACCCGCCGCACCGAAAGCGGACGTGGTGGTCTGTCCAGTATTCACCGCGCTGAAATCAGTGAGCGATGCGGCGAAGGGATCCGCCATCAAAGTGGGCGGACAGGATCTGTATTGGGAAAAATCCGGCGCATTCACAGGGGAGATTTCCTGGGATATGCTCAAGGATGCCGGTTGTGACTACGTGATCATCGGGCACAGCGAACGCCGCCAGTTCTTTGGTGAAACAGACGAAACGGTCAACAAAAAGACCAAAGCGGCTCTGGCCAACGGCCTGATTCCCATCGTCTGCGTAGGCGAAATGCTGGAAGACCGTGAAGCCGGTAACACCGAAAAAGTTGTGGAAGCACAGGTTCGCGGTGGACTGGTGGATATCTCTGCGGAAGATATGGAAAAAATTGTCATCGCTTACGAACCCGTCTGGGCCATCGGAACCGGCAAAGTGGCCACCCCGCAGCAGGCACAGGACGTACATGCCTTCACACGCGGCATTCTGGCGGACATGTTCAGTGCTGAAGTGGCCGACAAAGTGCGCATTCAGTACGGCGGAAGCATGAAGGCAGAAAATGCAAAAGAACTGCTGTCACAGCCTGATATTGATGGCGGACTTATTGGTGGTGCTGCATTAAAAGCTGATTCTTTTGTTGCAATCATCAACGCCGCCGAGTAA
- a CDS encoding DNA polymerase III subunit alpha: MSGKKEFVHLHFHTAYSLLDGACSIKGSVEHAVKLGMPALSITDHGVLYGIADFYNTCNAKGIKPIIGCETYVAPGDMHERKKHGNHPTAYHLVLLAENDVGYYNLLRLISLSHLEGFYYKPRIDKELLSKYSKGLIGLSACLQGEVSYNLVHGSMTDAMRIAGEYEDILGKGNFFVEMEDHGIEEQKTVNRLMPELSKRTGIPLVATNDVHYIRREHAEAHDILLCLQTQSKVDDVKRMRYFGDQFYMKSADEMWKMFGDYPESLTNTLDIAQRCNVQIKLDMSEHHFPVYPLPGDFTDQKQYLIHLGSEGLKKHYGVEDIEAPRDEKEKAVVDRFKYEMGIIERTGFINYFLVVQDFINYAKRNDIPVGPGRGSGAGSILAYALGITGIDPLYYGLIFERFLNPERVSPPDFDIDFCQWRRGEVIEYVKEKYGRENVAQIITFGTMGAKTVIRDIARVLGLPPQEGDRLAKMIPEDPKMTLDKALNESTEFKKACATDPNAQRIMKHAKVLEGLPRQPGIHAAGVVIGEKPLLEILPLSREKNGEPVTQFEKGPMEATGLLKMDFLGLKTLTVIKEALDNIKLSQNIDVDIESIPMDDKETFELLCRGDTVGVFQVESSGMRDLLRRLRPNCIQDLIALIALYRPGPMDMIPDFIDCKHGKKAITYDHPLLESILKETYGIMIYQEQVQFASRALAGFSLGQGDVLRRAMGKKKAEEMVKQRTMFIEGCKKTNNIPETQSGMIFDRIEKFAGYGFNKSHSAAYGVVSYQTAYLKAHYPIEFMAAMLTLEMGNAEKLAVFLREVKDMGWNVLPPDVNHSMLRFSPENGNVRFGLAGIRGVGEGPVKLLIEERKKKGPFTGMIDFCTRLDSKVVNKKVLENLIKCGAFDFTGRARSQLFFGIEFAITRAAAAQKDRQSGQTTMFAMFAESDGNTADANDDELPDSQEHWSEHMQLRNEKELVGFYLSGHPLSRFEWTLNTYALTRVVNASEIQTGKSTRMGGLINDLSIRYTKKGIPRQMAFFTLEGLEGAVEVMVFPDVFDVAQRHLEDERPVMVCGEMENNGTPKMKAAEIYPLSSAPKLFTSKLYITIESECATPENYEKLKSVFKRFRGDIELNICLKFPGGEKVFIDTAGTYNIDPVEDFVHEINHIFGENTIYIDVIQKACLQEPKPRQWGGKKT; the protein is encoded by the coding sequence GTGAGCGGTAAGAAAGAATTTGTTCATCTTCATTTTCACACAGCCTATAGTCTCCTTGATGGAGCATGCAGCATAAAGGGGTCGGTGGAGCATGCCGTTAAACTGGGTATGCCTGCGTTGTCCATTACAGATCATGGCGTTCTTTATGGCATTGCAGATTTCTATAATACATGCAATGCCAAGGGGATAAAGCCGATCATCGGTTGCGAGACCTATGTGGCTCCGGGGGACATGCATGAGCGAAAAAAACACGGGAACCATCCCACGGCCTATCATCTGGTTCTGTTGGCGGAGAACGATGTGGGGTATTATAATCTGTTGCGGCTGATATCGCTATCCCATCTCGAGGGCTTTTATTACAAACCGCGAATTGATAAAGAGCTGCTGTCGAAATATTCCAAAGGGCTTATCGGCCTGTCCGCCTGCCTGCAGGGCGAAGTCTCCTATAATCTGGTGCACGGTTCCATGACCGATGCCATGCGCATTGCTGGTGAATACGAAGATATTCTGGGCAAGGGGAACTTTTTTGTGGAGATGGAAGATCACGGCATTGAAGAGCAGAAAACGGTAAACCGTCTTATGCCGGAGCTGTCCAAACGCACGGGTATTCCGCTGGTTGCGACCAACGATGTGCATTATATCAGGCGGGAACATGCGGAAGCGCACGATATATTGCTGTGTCTGCAAACCCAGTCCAAGGTGGATGATGTCAAACGCATGCGTTATTTCGGCGACCAGTTTTATATGAAAAGTGCCGACGAAATGTGGAAGATGTTCGGCGATTATCCAGAATCATTGACCAATACGCTGGACATCGCTCAGCGCTGTAATGTGCAGATCAAACTGGACATGAGCGAGCATCATTTCCCTGTATATCCACTGCCCGGAGACTTCACGGACCAAAAGCAGTATTTAATTCATTTGGGTTCGGAAGGGCTGAAGAAACACTATGGGGTCGAAGATATCGAGGCTCCCAGGGATGAAAAAGAGAAAGCAGTGGTTGATCGATTTAAATACGAGATGGGTATTATCGAACGCACCGGATTCATTAACTACTTCCTTGTTGTGCAGGATTTTATAAATTATGCGAAAAGGAACGATATTCCGGTTGGCCCGGGGCGTGGATCGGGAGCTGGCAGTATCCTCGCCTATGCCCTAGGCATTACGGGAATTGATCCGCTGTATTATGGGTTGATTTTTGAACGTTTTTTGAATCCCGAACGTGTATCGCCTCCGGACTTTGATATCGATTTCTGTCAGTGGCGCCGAGGTGAGGTCATTGAATACGTAAAAGAAAAATACGGAAGGGAAAACGTCGCACAGATTATTACCTTTGGAACCATGGGAGCCAAAACGGTCATCAGGGATATCGCCCGTGTGCTGGGTCTGCCGCCGCAGGAGGGCGATCGTCTGGCAAAAATGATTCCGGAAGATCCCAAAATGACATTGGACAAGGCTCTGAATGAAAGCACTGAGTTTAAAAAGGCCTGTGCGACCGATCCCAATGCCCAGCGTATTATGAAACATGCCAAGGTGCTGGAAGGCCTTCCGCGACAACCTGGTATTCATGCGGCCGGCGTGGTGATCGGAGAAAAACCGCTGCTGGAAATTCTGCCGTTGAGTCGCGAGAAAAACGGCGAACCGGTCACTCAGTTTGAAAAAGGGCCGATGGAGGCCACCGGTCTGCTTAAGATGGATTTTCTGGGACTGAAAACCCTGACGGTGATCAAAGAAGCATTGGATAACATCAAACTGTCCCAGAATATCGATGTGGACATTGAATCCATACCCATGGACGACAAGGAGACTTTTGAACTGCTTTGTCGCGGGGATACGGTGGGGGTGTTCCAGGTTGAAAGTTCGGGCATGCGTGATTTGCTGCGCCGTCTTCGTCCTAACTGCATTCAGGATCTCATTGCTCTTATCGCGTTGTACCGCCCGGGCCCGATGGATATGATCCCTGATTTCATTGACTGTAAACATGGAAAAAAGGCGATTACCTACGATCATCCGCTGCTGGAGAGCATTTTAAAGGAAACCTACGGCATCATGATCTATCAGGAACAGGTGCAGTTCGCATCCAGAGCACTGGCGGGGTTTTCCCTGGGACAGGGTGACGTGCTGCGACGTGCCATGGGAAAGAAAAAAGCCGAAGAAATGGTCAAACAGCGCACCATGTTTATTGAGGGGTGCAAAAAAACCAACAATATACCCGAAACGCAGTCGGGCATGATTTTCGATCGGATCGAGAAATTTGCCGGGTACGGATTTAATAAATCCCATAGTGCGGCCTACGGAGTGGTGTCGTATCAGACCGCCTATTTAAAGGCGCATTACCCCATTGAATTTATGGCCGCGATGCTGACGCTGGAAATGGGCAATGCCGAGAAGCTGGCGGTGTTCCTGCGCGAAGTGAAGGATATGGGATGGAATGTCCTCCCTCCAGATGTGAATCACAGTATGCTGCGCTTCAGTCCTGAAAACGGCAATGTCCGCTTTGGACTGGCCGGGATTCGCGGTGTGGGTGAGGGGCCGGTGAAACTGCTTATCGAGGAGCGGAAAAAAAAGGGTCCCTTTACGGGTATGATTGATTTCTGTACACGACTGGATTCCAAGGTGGTGAATAAAAAGGTACTGGAAAATCTGATTAAATGCGGGGCCTTCGATTTCACTGGCAGAGCCCGCAGTCAGCTGTTTTTTGGTATAGAATTCGCCATCACACGTGCCGCCGCCGCGCAAAAAGATCGGCAGAGCGGTCAGACAACCATGTTTGCCATGTTTGCTGAATCGGACGGGAATACCGCCGATGCCAACGACGATGAACTCCCTGACTCACAGGAACACTGGTCGGAACATATGCAGCTTCGCAATGAAAAGGAGCTGGTGGGGTTTTATCTTTCCGGTCATCCTTTGTCGCGATTCGAATGGACGCTGAATACATATGCTCTAACCAGAGTGGTCAACGCATCAGAGATACAAACAGGAAAGTCCACACGTATGGGCGGATTAATCAACGATTTATCGATCCGCTACACCAAAAAAGGGATTCCCCGTCAAATGGCATTTTTTACGCTGGAAGGCCTGGAAGGCGCTGTTGAGGTCATGGTTTTCCCAGATGTATTTGATGTCGCACAGCGTCATCTGGAGGATGAACGTCCTGTGATGGTTTGCGGCGAGATGGAGAACAACGGGACGCCGAAAATGAAAGCTGCGGAAATCTATCCCTTGTCGTCTGCACCGAAGCTCTTTACCTCCAAGCTGTACATTACGATTGAGTCGGAGTGTGCCACGCCCGAAAATTACGAAAAATTGAAAAGCGTCTTTAAACGTTTTCGAGGCGATATTGAGCTGAATATATGTTTGAAATTCCCCGGCGGGGAAAAGGTGTTTATTGATACCGCCGGCACGTACAATATTGATCCGGTGGAGGATTTTGTTCACGAAATTAATCATATTTTTGGCGAGAATACCATTTACATCGATGTAATCCAAAAGGCCTGCCTGCAGGAACCAAAACCCCGTCAATGGGGCGGAAAAAAGACATAG